From one Solea solea chromosome 15, fSolSol10.1, whole genome shotgun sequence genomic stretch:
- the thbs2a gene encoding thrombospondin-2 isoform X2 yields MNKNIISTRLSGDMILRSLCLLLLSLNSLHALSEDGEQEDETSFDLFEISHITRKTLGAKQFRGQNSEIPAYRFIRFDHLPPVSPPILKQILQQMQNNEGFVFVASIRQDRASRGTLIGLESADGQRQFEIVSNGRANTLDLVYWVDGSQNVVSFEDVDLSDSQWKNVTLQVHGENANLFVGCSLIDSFILDEPFYEHLQAKGSRMYVAKGSIRENHFRGLLQNVRFIFDIPVEDVLLSRDCEVTKEDDANLVSESTEIVDVSPSITTNIIGQKTDETGIDMCERSCEELSTMFQELKGLRVVVSNLIDGLQKVTEENTVMKEALGRMRNTKEKNMCWQDGRLFDDKEDWVVDSCTKCTCQESKIVCHQITCPPVACVSPSFIDGECCPVCMTNFSDDGWSPWSEWTECTVTCGIGTQQRGRSCDATSNPCTGPSIQTRKCSLGKCDSRVRQDGGWSLWSPWSSCSVTCGEGQITRIRHCNAPVPQLGGKDCEGSGRETQRCTANPCPIDGGWGPWSPWATCSATCGGGIRSRTRECNSPQPHYGGKNCIGETKDSDSCNTNQCPIDGCLSNPCFGGVDCSSAQDGSWECGPCPTGFRGNGTHCEDINECDMVPDVCYKVSGAQRCVNTDPGFHCLPCPPRYKGTQPFGMGVEAAKKNKQVCEPENPCKEKTHNCHKYAECIYISHFNDPMYKCECRTGYAGDGFICGEDSDLDGWPNHNLVCGANATYHCKKDNCPNLPNSGQEDFDRDGQGDACDKDDDNDGILDERDNCALLYNPRQFDFDKDEVGDRCDNCPYEHNPAQIDTDHNGEGDECAVDIDGDEILNENDNCPYVYNTEQKDTDMDGVGDQCDNCPMLHNPDQVDVDNDLVGDQCDNNQDIDEDGHQNNLDNCPYVANANQADHDKDGKGDACDYDDDNDGIPDDKDNCRLTPNADQLDTDGDGRGDACKDDFDNDNVPDIFDVCPENNAITATDFRKFQMVHLDPKGTTQIDPNWVVRHQGKELVQTANSDPGIAVGFDEFSSVDFSGTMYVNTDRDDDYAGFVFGYQSSGRFYVVMWKQITQTYWEDKPSKAFGISGVSLKVVNSVTGTGENLRNALWHTGDTQGQVRTLWHDPKNMGWKDYTAYRWHLIHRPKTGFIRVVVYEGKQIMADSGPVYDKTFAGGRLGLFVFSQELVFFSDLKYECRDN; encoded by the exons ATGGCGAGCAGGAGGATGAGACGTCATTCGACTTGTTTGAAATCAGCCACATCACACGCAAAACGTTGGGGGCCAAACAGTTTCGGGGCCAGAACTCAGAAATCCCAGCATACCGCTTCATCCGCTTTGACCACCTTCCCCCAGTGAGCCCCCCCATACTCAAACAAATACTGCAACAGATGCAAAACAATGAGGGCTTTGTGTTTGTGGCCAGCATACGCCAGGACCGCGCCTCACGGGGCACACTGATTGGTTTGGAGAGCGCTGATGGCCAGAGGCAGTTTGAGATTGTGTCCAATGGACGGGCCAATACTCTTGACCTGGTGTACTGGGTGGATGGCTCACAAAATGTGGTTTCTTTCGAGGATGTGGACCTTTCCGACTCGCAGTGGAAGAACGTCACACTTCAAGTTCATGGGGAAAATGCAAACCTGTTTGTGGGCTGCAGCCTGATAGACAGCTTCATCCTGGATGAGCCTTTCTATGAGCATCTCCAGGCTAAGGGAAGCCGCATGTATGTTGCTAAGGGATCCATTCGGGAGAACCACTTCAGG GGCCTTCTGCAGAATGTGCGTTTCATCTTTGACATCCCGGTGGAGGACGTCCTCCTGAGCAGAGACTGTGAGGTCACCAAGGAAG ATGATGCTAATCTCGTGAGTGAAAGCACAGAAATCGTGGATGTGAGCCCTTCCATCACGACGAACATCATAGGTCAGAAGACGGACGAGACGGGCATCGATATGTGCGAACGCTCCTGCGAGGAACTCAGCACCATGTTCCAGGAGCTCAAAGGCCTCCGTGTTGTCGTCAGTAACCTTATTGATGGCTTGCAAAAAGTG ACAGAGGAGAACACAGTAATGAAGGAGGCTCTTGGGAGGATGAGGAACActaaagagaaaaacatgtgCTGGCAGGATGGACGACTGTTTGATGATAAGGAGGACTGGGTTGTAGACAGCTGCACCAAATGCACTTGCCAG GAGTCCAAGATTGTGTGTCACCAAATAACGTGTCCCCCTGTGGCATGTGTCAGCCCCTCGTTCATTGACGGCGAGTGCTGCCCCGTGTGTATGA CTAATTTTAGTGACGATGGCTGGTCCCCTTGGTCAGAGTGGACGGAGTGCACAGTCACGTGTGGGATCGGAACTCAGCAGAGAGGTCGGTCATGTGACGCAACCAGTAACCCCTGCACCGGACCTTCCATCCAGACCCGTAAATGCAGCCTGGGCAAATGTGACAGCCGTG TGCGCCAGGATGGAGGGTGGAGTCTGTGGTCGCCGTGGTCTTCCTGTTCTGTGACTTGTGGAGAAGGACAGATCACCCGAATAAGACACTGCAATGCTCCTGTGCCACAGCTGGGCGGCAAAGACTGTGAGGGAAGTGGAAGAGAGACTCAGCGCTGCACTGCCAATCCGTGTCCCA TTGATGGCGGCTGGGGTCCTTGGTCACCTTGGGCGACCTGCTCAGCAACATGTGGAGGTGGGATCAGAAGTCGGACACGGGAGTGCAACAGCCCTCAACCTCACTACGGTGGCAAGAATTGCATCGGGGAAACCAAAGACAGTGACAGCTGTAACACTAATCAATGTCCAATTG ATGGATGTTTGTCTAACCCATGCTTCGGTGGAGTGGACTGCAGCAGCGCTCAAGATGGATCCTGGGAATGCGGCCCATGCCCTACTGGTTTCCGCGGAAATGGCACTCATTGTGAAGACATTAATGAG TGTGATATGGTGCCCGATGTTTGCTACAAAGTGAGTGGAGCACAGCGATGTGTTAACACTGACCCCGGTTTCCATTGCCTGCCCTGTCCACCACGCTACAAGGGCACCCAGCCTTTCGGTATGGGCGTAGAGGCTGCCAAGAAGAACAAACAG GTGTGTGAGCCAGAGAACCCATGCAAGGAGAAGACCCACAACTGTCACAAATACGCTGAATGCATCTACATCAGCCACTTCAACGACCCCATGTACAAGTGCGAATGTCGGACTGGTTACGCTGGAGATGGCTTCATTTGTGGAGAAGACTCAGACTTGGATGGCTGGCCCAATCACAACCTTGTGTGTGGAGCCAATGCCACTTATCACTGCAAGAAG GACAACTGCCCAAACCTTCCCAACTCTGGACAAGAAGACTTTGACAGGGATGGTCAAGGAGATGCCTGTGACAAGGATGATGACAACGATGGAATTCTAGATGAGAGG GATAACTGCGCCCTTCTTTACAACCCCAGGCAGTTTGACTTTGACAAGGACGAAGTTGGTGACAGATGTGACAACTGTCCCTATGAACACAACCCTGCTCAAATAGACACTGACCACAATGGAGAAGGGGATGAATGTGCAGTGGACATTGACGGAGATG AAATTTTGAACGAGAATGACAACTGCCCCTATGTGTACAACACCGAACAGAAGGACACTGATATGGATGGGGTTGGTGACCAGTGTGACAACTGTCCAATGTTGCACAACCCTGACCAG GTGGACGTGGACAATGACCTGGTTGGAGATCAGTGCGATAACAACCAGGACATTGATGAAGACGGTCATCAGAACAACTTGGACAACTGTCCCTACGTTGCCAATGCCAATCAGGCCGACCATGACAAGGACGGGAAAGGAGATGCTTGTGACTATGATGATGATAACGATGGTATACCTGACGACAAGGACAACTGCAGACTGACACCCAACGCAGACCAGCTCGACACTGATG gcgATGGAAGAGGGGATGCCTGCAAAGATGATTTTGACAATGACAATGTCCCAGATATTTTTGACGTGTGTCCAGAGAACAATGCTATTACGGCAACAGATTTCAGAAAGTTCCAGATGGTCCATTTGGATCCTAAAGGAACCACTCAAATTGATCCCAACTGGGTGGTCAGACATCAAGGCAAAGAGCTGGTCCAGACTGCTAACTCTGACCCAGGCATTGCAGTCG GTTTTGATGAGTTCAGCTCAGTGGACTTCAGTGGGACGATGTACGTGAACACAGATAGAGATGACGACTATGCAGGCTTTGTGTTTGGCTACCAGTCGAGTGGGCGCTTTTATGTGGTCATGTGGAAGCAGATCACACAGACGTACTGGGAGGACAAGCCTTCCAAGGCCTTTGGCATCTCTGGAGTTTCACTCAAAGTTGTCAACTCAGTCACTGGCACTGGAGAAAACCTCAGGAATGCTTTGTGGCACACGGGAGACACACAAGGACAG GTTCGCACTCTGTGGCATGACCCTAAAAACATGGGCTGGAAGGATTACACAGCGTACAGATGGCATCTCATCCACAGACCAAAGACTGGTTTTATAAG GGTTGTGGTCTATGAGGGAAAACAGATCATGGCTGACTCAGGACCAGTTTATGACAAGACATTTGCCGGAGGAAGGTTAGGCTTGTTTGTCTTCTCGCAAGAGCTGGTGTTCTTCTCCGACCTCAAGTATGAGTGCAGAG ATAACTGA
- the thbs2a gene encoding thrombospondin-2 isoform X1, translating to MNKNIISTRLSGDMILRSLCLLLLSLNSLHALSEDGEQEDETSFDLFEISHITRKTLGAKQFRGQNSEIPAYRFIRFDHLPPVSPPILKQILQQMQNNEGFVFVASIRQDRASRGTLIGLESADGQRQFEIVSNGRANTLDLVYWVDGSQNVVSFEDVDLSDSQWKNVTLQVHGENANLFVGCSLIDSFILDEPFYEHLQAKGSRMYVAKGSIRENHFRGLLQNVRFIFDIPVEDVLLSRDCEVTKEDDANLVSESTEIVDVSPSITTNIIGQKTDETGIDMCERSCEELSTMFQELKGLRVVVSNLIDGLQKVTEENTVMKEALGRMRNTKEKNMCWQDGRLFDDKEDWVVDSCTKCTCQESKIVCHQITCPPVACVSPSFIDGECCPVCMTNFSDDGWSPWSEWTECTVTCGIGTQQRGRSCDATSNPCTGPSIQTRKCSLGKCDSRVRQDGGWSLWSPWSSCSVTCGEGQITRIRHCNAPVPQLGGKDCEGSGRETQRCTANPCPIDGGWGPWSPWATCSATCGGGIRSRTRECNSPQPHYGGKNCIGETKDSDSCNTNQCPIDGCLSNPCFGGVDCSSAQDGSWECGPCPTGFRGNGTHCEDINECDMVPDVCYKVSGAQRCVNTDPGFHCLPCPPRYKGTQPFGMGVEAAKKNKQVCEPENPCKEKTHNCHKYAECIYISHFNDPMYKCECRTGYAGDGFICGEDSDLDGWPNHNLVCGANATYHCKKDNCPNLPNSGQEDFDRDGQGDACDKDDDNDGILDERDNCALLYNPRQFDFDKDEVGDRCDNCPYEHNPAQIDTDHNGEGDECAVDIDGDEILNENDNCPYVYNTEQKDTDMDGVGDQCDNCPMLHNPDQVDVDNDLVGDQCDNNQDIDEDGHQNNLDNCPYVANANQADHDKDGKGDACDYDDDNDGIPDDKDNCRLTPNADQLDTDGDGRGDACKDDFDNDNVPDIFDVCPENNAITATDFRKFQMVHLDPKGTTQIDPNWVVRHQGKELVQTANSDPGIAVGFDEFSSVDFSGTMYVNTDRDDDYAGFVFGYQSSGRFYVVMWKQITQTYWEDKPSKAFGISGVSLKVVNSVTGTGENLRNALWHTGDTQGQVRTLWHDPKNMGWKDYTAYRWHLIHRPKTGFIRVVVYEGKQIMADSGPVYDKTFAGGRLGLFVFSQELVFFSDLKYECRDNPEFPTVFTR from the exons ATGGCGAGCAGGAGGATGAGACGTCATTCGACTTGTTTGAAATCAGCCACATCACACGCAAAACGTTGGGGGCCAAACAGTTTCGGGGCCAGAACTCAGAAATCCCAGCATACCGCTTCATCCGCTTTGACCACCTTCCCCCAGTGAGCCCCCCCATACTCAAACAAATACTGCAACAGATGCAAAACAATGAGGGCTTTGTGTTTGTGGCCAGCATACGCCAGGACCGCGCCTCACGGGGCACACTGATTGGTTTGGAGAGCGCTGATGGCCAGAGGCAGTTTGAGATTGTGTCCAATGGACGGGCCAATACTCTTGACCTGGTGTACTGGGTGGATGGCTCACAAAATGTGGTTTCTTTCGAGGATGTGGACCTTTCCGACTCGCAGTGGAAGAACGTCACACTTCAAGTTCATGGGGAAAATGCAAACCTGTTTGTGGGCTGCAGCCTGATAGACAGCTTCATCCTGGATGAGCCTTTCTATGAGCATCTCCAGGCTAAGGGAAGCCGCATGTATGTTGCTAAGGGATCCATTCGGGAGAACCACTTCAGG GGCCTTCTGCAGAATGTGCGTTTCATCTTTGACATCCCGGTGGAGGACGTCCTCCTGAGCAGAGACTGTGAGGTCACCAAGGAAG ATGATGCTAATCTCGTGAGTGAAAGCACAGAAATCGTGGATGTGAGCCCTTCCATCACGACGAACATCATAGGTCAGAAGACGGACGAGACGGGCATCGATATGTGCGAACGCTCCTGCGAGGAACTCAGCACCATGTTCCAGGAGCTCAAAGGCCTCCGTGTTGTCGTCAGTAACCTTATTGATGGCTTGCAAAAAGTG ACAGAGGAGAACACAGTAATGAAGGAGGCTCTTGGGAGGATGAGGAACActaaagagaaaaacatgtgCTGGCAGGATGGACGACTGTTTGATGATAAGGAGGACTGGGTTGTAGACAGCTGCACCAAATGCACTTGCCAG GAGTCCAAGATTGTGTGTCACCAAATAACGTGTCCCCCTGTGGCATGTGTCAGCCCCTCGTTCATTGACGGCGAGTGCTGCCCCGTGTGTATGA CTAATTTTAGTGACGATGGCTGGTCCCCTTGGTCAGAGTGGACGGAGTGCACAGTCACGTGTGGGATCGGAACTCAGCAGAGAGGTCGGTCATGTGACGCAACCAGTAACCCCTGCACCGGACCTTCCATCCAGACCCGTAAATGCAGCCTGGGCAAATGTGACAGCCGTG TGCGCCAGGATGGAGGGTGGAGTCTGTGGTCGCCGTGGTCTTCCTGTTCTGTGACTTGTGGAGAAGGACAGATCACCCGAATAAGACACTGCAATGCTCCTGTGCCACAGCTGGGCGGCAAAGACTGTGAGGGAAGTGGAAGAGAGACTCAGCGCTGCACTGCCAATCCGTGTCCCA TTGATGGCGGCTGGGGTCCTTGGTCACCTTGGGCGACCTGCTCAGCAACATGTGGAGGTGGGATCAGAAGTCGGACACGGGAGTGCAACAGCCCTCAACCTCACTACGGTGGCAAGAATTGCATCGGGGAAACCAAAGACAGTGACAGCTGTAACACTAATCAATGTCCAATTG ATGGATGTTTGTCTAACCCATGCTTCGGTGGAGTGGACTGCAGCAGCGCTCAAGATGGATCCTGGGAATGCGGCCCATGCCCTACTGGTTTCCGCGGAAATGGCACTCATTGTGAAGACATTAATGAG TGTGATATGGTGCCCGATGTTTGCTACAAAGTGAGTGGAGCACAGCGATGTGTTAACACTGACCCCGGTTTCCATTGCCTGCCCTGTCCACCACGCTACAAGGGCACCCAGCCTTTCGGTATGGGCGTAGAGGCTGCCAAGAAGAACAAACAG GTGTGTGAGCCAGAGAACCCATGCAAGGAGAAGACCCACAACTGTCACAAATACGCTGAATGCATCTACATCAGCCACTTCAACGACCCCATGTACAAGTGCGAATGTCGGACTGGTTACGCTGGAGATGGCTTCATTTGTGGAGAAGACTCAGACTTGGATGGCTGGCCCAATCACAACCTTGTGTGTGGAGCCAATGCCACTTATCACTGCAAGAAG GACAACTGCCCAAACCTTCCCAACTCTGGACAAGAAGACTTTGACAGGGATGGTCAAGGAGATGCCTGTGACAAGGATGATGACAACGATGGAATTCTAGATGAGAGG GATAACTGCGCCCTTCTTTACAACCCCAGGCAGTTTGACTTTGACAAGGACGAAGTTGGTGACAGATGTGACAACTGTCCCTATGAACACAACCCTGCTCAAATAGACACTGACCACAATGGAGAAGGGGATGAATGTGCAGTGGACATTGACGGAGATG AAATTTTGAACGAGAATGACAACTGCCCCTATGTGTACAACACCGAACAGAAGGACACTGATATGGATGGGGTTGGTGACCAGTGTGACAACTGTCCAATGTTGCACAACCCTGACCAG GTGGACGTGGACAATGACCTGGTTGGAGATCAGTGCGATAACAACCAGGACATTGATGAAGACGGTCATCAGAACAACTTGGACAACTGTCCCTACGTTGCCAATGCCAATCAGGCCGACCATGACAAGGACGGGAAAGGAGATGCTTGTGACTATGATGATGATAACGATGGTATACCTGACGACAAGGACAACTGCAGACTGACACCCAACGCAGACCAGCTCGACACTGATG gcgATGGAAGAGGGGATGCCTGCAAAGATGATTTTGACAATGACAATGTCCCAGATATTTTTGACGTGTGTCCAGAGAACAATGCTATTACGGCAACAGATTTCAGAAAGTTCCAGATGGTCCATTTGGATCCTAAAGGAACCACTCAAATTGATCCCAACTGGGTGGTCAGACATCAAGGCAAAGAGCTGGTCCAGACTGCTAACTCTGACCCAGGCATTGCAGTCG GTTTTGATGAGTTCAGCTCAGTGGACTTCAGTGGGACGATGTACGTGAACACAGATAGAGATGACGACTATGCAGGCTTTGTGTTTGGCTACCAGTCGAGTGGGCGCTTTTATGTGGTCATGTGGAAGCAGATCACACAGACGTACTGGGAGGACAAGCCTTCCAAGGCCTTTGGCATCTCTGGAGTTTCACTCAAAGTTGTCAACTCAGTCACTGGCACTGGAGAAAACCTCAGGAATGCTTTGTGGCACACGGGAGACACACAAGGACAG GTTCGCACTCTGTGGCATGACCCTAAAAACATGGGCTGGAAGGATTACACAGCGTACAGATGGCATCTCATCCACAGACCAAAGACTGGTTTTATAAG GGTTGTGGTCTATGAGGGAAAACAGATCATGGCTGACTCAGGACCAGTTTATGACAAGACATTTGCCGGAGGAAGGTTAGGCTTGTTTGTCTTCTCGCAAGAGCTGGTGTTCTTCTCCGACCTCAAGTATGAGTGCAGAG ATAACCCGGAGTTTCCAACAGTTTTCACAAG ATAA
- the agpat4 gene encoding 1-acyl-sn-glycerol-3-phosphate acyltransferase delta — translation MGFLQLLKSQFLCHLVICYVFLVSGLIINLLQLCTLPLWLVSKQLARRVNIRLAYCIASQLVAALEWWSGTECTLYTDPESYPLYGNEKAIVVLNHSFEIDFLCGWTFCERFGVLGSSKVLAKKELAYVPIIGWMWYFLEIVFCKRKWEEDRRTVAQSLQNLHDYPENYWFLLFCEGTRLTPKKHQVSMQVAESKGLPKLKYHLLPRTKGFWITVQNLRGTVAAVYDSTLNFRNNQVPTLLGILNGKKYHADLYVRRIPLELIPEDEAECAAWLHHLYQEKDSFQEQYAKTGRFPGPTVSPPRRPWTLINWLFWCCLLLYPLGLLLTQLISSGSVFTIVVSVALCTAVSLGVRWMIGQTEINKGSSYGNKEAPLNNN, via the exons ATGGGcttcctgcagctgctgaaatCCCAGTTCTTGTGCCATCTGGTCATCTGCTACGTGTTCCTGGTCAGTGGCCTCATCATCAACCTACTGCAGCTCTGTACACTGCCTCTGTGGCTGGTCAGTAAACAGCTGGCCAGAAGGGTCAACATCAGACTGGCCTACTGCATCGCCAGCC AGTTGGTGGCAGCCTTGGAGTGGTGGTCTGGGACCGAATGCACTCTCTACACCGATCCAGAGAGTTATCCACTGTATGGAAATGAGAAGGCCATCGTGGTTCTGAATCATAGTTTTGAGATTGACTTCCTGTGTGGCTGGACCTTCTGTGAAAGATTCGGTGTCCTTGGG AGTTCGAAAGTATTAGCCAAAAAAGAGTTGGCTTATGTTCCAATAATTGGTTGGATGTGGTACTTCCTGGAGATCGTGTTCTGCAAGAGGAAATGGGAGGAGGACCGGAGGACAGTGGCGCAGAGTCTCCAGAACCTGCATGATTACCCGGAAAACTACTGG TTCTTGCTTTTCTGTGAAGGAACACGCCTCACACCAAAGAAGCACCAGGTCAGCATGCAGGTGGCTGAGAGCAAAGGTCTGCCCAAACTCAAGTATCATCTTCTGCCCAGGACCAAAGGATTTTGGATAACCGTCCAAAACCTCAGGGGAACTG TTGCGGCTGTCTATGATTCCACACTGAACTTCAGAAACAATCAGGTGCCGACCCTGCTTGGGATTTTAAATGGGAAGAAATATCATGCAGATTTATATGTGAG GAGAATCCCTTTAGAGCTGATCCCAGAAGATGAGGCAGAGTGTGCTGCTTGGCTCCACCATCTCTACCAGGAAAAG GACAGCTTTCAGGAGCAATATGCAAAGACGGGCCGTTTCCCTGGTCCCACCGTGAGCCCTCCACGCCGACCCTGGACCTTAATCAACTGGCTGTTCTGGTGCTGCTTGCTCCTCTACCCTCTAGGCCTGCTCCTCACTCAACTCATCAGCTCTGGATCCGTGTTTACCATCGTAGTGTCTGTGGCTCTCTGCACGGCAG TTTCACTTGGCGTTCGTTGGATGATTGGCCAGACTGAGATTAACAAAGGGTCGAGCTATGGAAATAAGGAGGCTCCGCTAAATAACAACTAA